The sequence TAGCCGTTATATTTGCTTTTACAGCCTCTTCCCTAAGCGCTAACGGATTTTCTGGCATAAAAGAAACATCCACAATATCCACTCCAGCTTCTATAGCCGCTTTTAGAGTTCTAAATCCAAACCTTCCGGGAAGGGCTCCCACAACAAGATCAAAGCCCTTCATTTTCTCTACTAAAGAACTAAAATCAGAGGCATCTACTTTTATCGGGTTCGCATAATTCTTCACATCTTCCAATCGATTTAAGTCTCTATCTCCTGCCCACACTTCAAAATCCTTACTAAGATCATAAGCTATAGCCCTTCCAACATTGCCAGCCCCAAGTACTAAGATTCTCATACACTCCACCTCCTTAGAAGTAGAACCAAAGGTATATAAAATGTTGTTCTGGAATTATTGTGATGAGGTTAAACTTACCCAGCTTTTTAAGAAGAAGAGGGCTTCCAAAAGAATTACTGGAGAGTAAAGAGGCCAAGATAATGCATATAAGCGACACTCCGGACAATATATATCCTTTCATCCTAAACCTAATAGAAAAAAGCAGACCGGAGTATATTATTCATACCGGAGACCTTGTGGACAACATAAAACTTGAAAGAAAGCCCGAATTAAAGGAAAGGTATGCAGAAAGGGTAAAAGAGCTATTAGATATACTTGAGAATTCCGGAGCTGAGGTATACATTGTTCCGGGAAATGAGGATAGTGAGGAAGTACTCAAAAAACTCGTCAGAAAAGCCCGAATAGTAAAGCCCGGGGAGGTCGTTAAGGTAGATGAAGTAAAGCTTGCCTTAGCACATGATCCCAGTCAGCTAAATCCTCCCAAAGATGTTGATTTCATTCTCTACGGACATAACTTCAGGAATATCAAGCATGGATTGAATGGCCTTTTAAATGTGAACTTCATCCTTTTGGGGAGTAAGAAAGTTGTTAGGGTCAAATATCCCGATGGGACAAATTTTGAACGGGGATATAAGTTAATGAGGGGATTGTGATGAGATTAATGCGTTTTGGTCCTTCAATGCTCTTTTTGAGGACATCAGATGTTGAAGGTGGCGAAAGTTTCCTAAAAAATCTTTTTGGAGTAGAAGAACTCTCAGTTGACGAGGCATGGAATCAAAGTGGAGAACTTGATACAATAATCTTTGTAACCCCTGCAGAAGAATGGAAGACAGTATTAAATCTAAAAAGGGGAGCTTTTTTGGTCAAAATGCGGAGTGACAGCGTTTTAAAGGAACTTCTAAATGCAAAAGCCCCTTTTGACAGAGCAAACCTTGGGCCCCAGATAATTCTTCTGAGAGTGCCAAAAGAAGCTGAAAAAACTTCCGAGATAATTCCCAAAAGGTATGGAGGGATAGAAACAAGCTTCGCCAGGGGTATTAACGAGGGCGAAGAGAGAGACACCCTTCTCTTGGTGACGGACAAGAAATTAAGCGAGCCTTTGAGCATAAGAGATATAAAAGAAGCGTTTTTGATCAGAAAAAATTTCATAGAAGTCTACAGAACCTTAAGAACTGACTTGCCAATTATACTCTTTAAACTGCTCCCGGAGGGTTGGAAAGAGATCACTATAAGAATCTATGACACCGAAAAGAGATACGAAGAGAACATAGAAAGGGTACTTCTAGTTCTTGAAGATCTCGATCTCGGCTATGTCGTAAGTGAAGGGTGGGACTGGGATTACCCAAGACCGTTCATGAGGATTAAGGTTTACAAAATAAAGCTAATAACGTGGGAAGACCCCCTTAGAATAAAGTTCCTTCTCAAAGGATTAGAGTACAGAGACTATCAGAGATTTGCAGATATAGATGTATTTGTCGAGGAAAAGAAAATTCCATGGGTAGAAGTGTCCAAGGAGTATGCATCTAAATTTGAACTCGCAAAGGCAGCAAGAGAAGAGCTCGAAAGCCTGTTAAGCGATGATACAAAGAAAAGACTGCACGAGATTGAAGATAGACTCTTAGAAGGGAAAAAACCCAATGAATGATTTTAGCGTTTCTTCCTTATTTTTGCAACGAAAAATCCACTTGTGTTATGCCTATCTGGATAGAACCTTCTCGCCTTGCTGAGCTCCTCACTAAGCTCTATCCCAAAGGGTGCCGTTAAGGCAGGTTCGCCATGTCTAAGAGGGAGAAGCTCAATGTCAAAGTTGTCCAGAGCCCACTGAATAACAAATTCATTCTCTTCCGGCTCTAAAGAACAGGTGGAATAAACCAAAATGCCCCCTTCCTTGAGATTCTCCAAAGCAACTCTTACCATTTGCATTTGGAGATTCTGACAGAATTTTACATCTTCTAGCGTTCTGTTCGCCTTTCTCTCTGGATTTTTGTGAATTGTTCCTGAACCCGTGCAGGGAGCATCAAGGAGAATTTTATCAAACTTAATTCCCAATTCTCCCATATAAAGGGAGCTTTTGTGGAAGAGAATCGTGTTTGTAACTCCAAGCCGAGAGAGATTTAGCCTTGTTTCCTTGAGCCTCTCCTCTCCAACATCGAATGCATATATAATTCCTTCATTTTTCATGAGCTGGGCGAGGTAGGAGGTTTTACCACCCGGAGCAGCTGCCATATCCGCAACAACTTCTCCCGGTTTTGGGTCTAAGGCTATTGGAGGATACATAGAAGACGCCTCTTGGATGTACAGCAGACCGCCAAGATATTCCGGAGTAGACGTTATGGAAAAAGGCTCCCTTGTTAGGCAGAAGCCTTCTTTTGCCCAGGGAACACGCTTAAATTGAAAACCCTTCTTGTTCAGCATTTTGGTAAGTCTCGGAATCTCAATACGAAGGGTGTTGACTCTAAAACACCTCGGCAAGGGTTTTTCCATGGCTTCAGCTATTTTTAAAGCCCTCTCACCCCATAATTCAAAATATCTCTCCGCAAACTCCTTTGAATATCCAAGGCTGAAAAGTCTCTCTATCATAGAGAAAAATTTAGAAGAGGGATTTATTAGATTTTTCCCTACCGCTCAAAGGGGTTTTCTTTTATGCTTTCGTTAACAAACCGCACTATGTGCCTTACATCCTGCTCTATTGTCTCTATCTCCGGCTTCATGAAAACATAGAGTACATTTGTCTTTGGAGTCAGTGAAATGTGCTTAACGTTTTCGACTTTTGAAAATCCTTGGAGAAATTCCTTCAGCATTTCAACGTCTCGTCTCTTTTCAAAAAGAGCTTCATACTGCTTTCCATTTACCTCTACTATTTCCCTCTGCAAAAGTTCTTCATCCTCAATCTTCGGCTTAAAGCGATAATAGCCTTTTTGTATTAGATGAGCCTCACGCCTGATTGCTGCATAGGGCTTTACCACAAAGTATATCTTGTCATGTCTGTTTATCAGCTTTGAGATAGGGAAATATAAAATGCTCTGCCTTGGTAAAAGGGTTAATGTGTATTCAAACTTGTCAATATTGCCTTCATTTACTTTATAAAACGCCCTGAATCCAACGTATCCACCTATCCACACGTAGTCCTTGTCCTTGGGCTTTACAACTCTCTCTATAGTTCTTAGGTAGTAGTCCATTATAGTCAAATTGAGCTTCCTTCCCTTGTAAAACTGCAAAGTGGCGATGGCACCCAATGCCATTATCAAAAGCAACAATTCCGGTGTAACCTTCATGATTAAACCTCCTCTATTGGGTAATACCTTTGAAACGTCATGTCATCGATTATCTCAAAGTTTACTTTTCCCTCTAAAACCTTTACTATATCCTTAACTATCCTTGCATGAACTGCCCAATTAACCGCCATCTCAAACGGATGCCTAGGCGTTCTTCTCGCTAATCCAAGGAAGATTATTATTTTGTTGTCTTCTTTCCTTATCAGACTCACA comes from Thermococcus litoralis DSM 5473 and encodes:
- a CDS encoding metallophosphoesterase family protein, coding for MRLNLPSFLRRRGLPKELLESKEAKIMHISDTPDNIYPFILNLIEKSRPEYIIHTGDLVDNIKLERKPELKERYAERVKELLDILENSGAEVYIVPGNEDSEEVLKKLVRKARIVKPGEVVKVDEVKLALAHDPSQLNPPKDVDFILYGHNFRNIKHGLNGLLNVNFILLGSKKVVRVKYPDGTNFERGYKLMRGL
- a CDS encoding NOL1/NOP2/sun family putative RNA methylase, which gives rise to MIERLFSLGYSKEFAERYFELWGERALKIAEAMEKPLPRCFRVNTLRIEIPRLTKMLNKKGFQFKRVPWAKEGFCLTREPFSITSTPEYLGGLLYIQEASSMYPPIALDPKPGEVVADMAAAPGGKTSYLAQLMKNEGIIYAFDVGEERLKETRLNLSRLGVTNTILFHKSSLYMGELGIKFDKILLDAPCTGSGTIHKNPERKANRTLEDVKFCQNLQMQMVRVALENLKEGGILVYSTCSLEPEENEFVIQWALDNFDIELLPLRHGEPALTAPFGIELSEELSKARRFYPDRHNTSGFFVAKIRKKR
- a CDS encoding iron-sulfur cluster assembly protein, encoding MEIDEIYEELRKVKEPISGEDIVSLGIVSLIRKEDNKIIIFLGLARRTPRHPFEMAVNWAVHARIVKDIVKVLEGKVNFEIIDDMTFQRYYPIEEV